A genomic window from Peromyscus maniculatus bairdii isolate BWxNUB_F1_BW_parent chromosome 1, HU_Pman_BW_mat_3.1, whole genome shotgun sequence includes:
- the LOC102922260 gene encoding UPF0729 protein C18orf32 homolog, with product MVCIPCIVIPVLLWIFKKFLEPYLYPLVSPVVSRLWPKKAIQESSAKNTGKVDCKGADAIGLPTKEPIEVSDKKKD from the coding sequence ATGGTGTGCATTCCCTGTATCGTCATTCCAGTGCTGCTCTGGATCTTCAAAAAGTTCCTGGAGCCATACTTATACCCTCTGGTTTCCCCGGTGGTCAGCCGTCTATGGCCTAAAAAGGCTATACAAGAATCCAGTGCTAAAAATACAGGCAAAGTAGACTGCAAGGGTGCAGATGCCATTGGATTACCCACAAAAGAACCAATAGAGGTCTCTGATAAAAAGAAAGACTAG